In the Wyeomyia smithii strain HCP4-BCI-WySm-NY-G18 chromosome 2, ASM2978416v1, whole genome shotgun sequence genome, one interval contains:
- the LOC129721418 gene encoding sialin-like isoform X1, whose amino-acid sequence MPSSKVRAGPIPKRLIVAIMIFIACVTSFMLRVNMSLNLLAMVKPITNSTAKSVNISTVTINSTEVLLPTNITTPQPKLEIQNFGPRYQWDQGTQGRILGAYFYGFMITSLPAGLMAERYGPKLVVSLSFVVSAIATAATPALAAVGPWYVIGSRAVVGIVAGLVYPGLQNLISRWIPPNERGKVIACISGGSTFGTVITWPMSGILTEQLGWSYAFYLPALIVLLMAVLWVALIENSPDQHSTITLEEKRIIDDSFGNTISKAKSWPPYGKVLTSIPFLALLMLHYGSMWGMSFFITQAPKFMNEVLGFKLANAGFLSSLPYLARMFSGFIFGYIGDVILQREIMSRTTLRKSFCMFSHFLPGAFLVILPFIAQDPLVCVGCIVLCLGFNGSSTITNLVNAQDLAPNFAASLYGFLSFLGTTTGFIAPMLVGYFTAENNTIDEWKIVFLIGAVIFIGSGTIFIIFGSAKVQSWNEIKPKTARLTNSRTPNEIGTCAEASELKELTH is encoded by the exons GGCCGATTCCCAAGCGGCTGATAGTCGCAATCATGATCTTCATCGCCTGCGTAACATCATTCATGCTGCGTGTAAATATGTCTCTCAACTTACTGGCGATGGTTAAACCAATCACGAACTCAACAGCTAAATCGGTCAACATCTCAACAGTAACAATCAATTCGACAGAAGTACTACTGCCAACCAACATCACAACCCCGCAGCCCAAATTAGAGATCCAAAACTTTGGACCACGCTATCAGTGGGATCAGGGAACTCAGGGCCGCATTTTGGGAGCATACTTTTATGGTTTCATGATAACATCGCTTCCCGCCGGTTTGATGGCGGAACGGTACGGACCCAAGCTGGTGGTGTCGCTCTCCTTTGTGGTGAGTGCCATTGCGACCGCCGCTACACCGGCACTTGCCGCAGTCGGTCCTTGGTATGTGATCGGATCCAGAGCTGTTGTTGGAATCGTCGCTGGACTTGTGTATCCAGGCTTGCAGAACCTCATCTCGCGATGGATTCCACCAAACGAACGTGGCAAAGTGATTGCCTGCATTTCCGGTGGAAGTACTTTCGGGACTGTTATCACCTGGCCAATGTCCGGCATACTTACAGAGCAACTCGGCTGGAGTTACGCGTTCTATCTTCCCGCGTTGATCGTATTGCTGATGGCCGTCCTCTGGGTTGCATTGATTGAAAACTCGCCCGATCAACACAGCACTATAACTCTCGAAGAGAAGAGAATAATCGATGATTCGTTTGGAAACACAATATCGAAGGCGAAATCCTGGCCTCCTTACGGAAAAGTATTGACCTCAATCCCATTTTTGGCTCTTTTGATGCTGCACTACGGCAGTATGTGGGGAATGAGTTTCTTCATCACACAAGCTCCTAAGTTCATGAACGAAGTTCTTGGTTTTAAACTAGCGAATGCCGGTTTCCTGTCCAGTCTGCCATACCTGGCAAGAATGTTCTCCGGATTCATTTTCGGCTACATTGGCGATGTGATCCTGCAGAGAGAGATCATGAGTAGGACGACGCTGAGGAAATCTTTCTGCATGTTCT CTCATTTTTTACCGGGCGCATTTTTGGTCATTCTTCCATTCATCGCTCAGGATCCACTAGTATGCGTAGGATGCATAGTACTGTGTTTGGGTTTCAACGGCTCATCTACGATAACTAACTTGGTGAACGCACAAGACCTTGCGCCGAACTTTGCTGCCTCGCTTTATGGGTTTTTAAGTTTTCTAGGCACCACCACAGGTTTTATAGCTCCAATGCTGGTGGGCTACTTTACGGCAGAAAAT AATACAATTGACGAatggaaaattgtttttctGATTGGCGCAGTAATTTTCATTGGGAGTGGAACTATTTTCATTATATTTGGATCCGCCAAAGTTCAGAGCTGGAACGAGATCAAGCCGAAAACTGCCCGTTTGACAAACAGCCGGACACCGAACGAAATCGGAACCTGTGCAGAAGCCAGCGAGCTCAAAGAATTAACCCACTAG
- the LOC129721420 gene encoding arginyl-tRNA--protein transferase 1 isoform X1, producing MFSIVDFYGKQSNYSCGYCKHSSSCQSHGMWAHTMTADDYQNLIDRGWRRSGCYCYKPEMSTTCCPSYTIKCDAMNFKLNKSHKKIIKRMNKFLKDGIKSKDHCEDSEQDGHGCEISGDMEMGDVSRNPRNSLNISDIDLVPSEKVDLEAPQVARAEQLRVSKNSQQSGASNLPSNSPTDGTNLQPKKAKLLRVERKREKLMRKGLNVEEIEQKMQGAKGKNVEKSLEVFLDEAPKEDEDAAHRLKLVTVSTASDEFKQSLQVSFVLYKKYQTEVHNDPPLTIEDYTDFLVKSPLKFTTGQNTPSCGLGSFHQQYWLDNRLIAVGVIDILSHCVSSVYFFYDPAYRFLSLGTYGSLREIAFTRKLQQQLAGISNYYMGFYIHSCPKMRYKSNLSPSYLLCPEVYTWHPLNESIIKKLNQNKYARLNGDSKATDQSAVKTSDLLHLLVLYGNTYMRYSSYMEMKDFTDPEEIVVIYSKLVGKACISRMLLYRG from the exons atgttttcaattgtAGATTTTTACGGCAAGCAGTCTAATTATAGCTGTGGTTATTGTAAGCATTCATCATCTTGCCAGTCGCACG GAATGTGGGCTCATACAATGACGGCTGACGATTACCAAAATCTAATCGATCGTGGCTGGAGACGTTCTGGTTGCTACTGTTACAAGCCCGAGATGAGCACCACTTGCTGTCCGTCTTACACAATCAAGTGCGATGCTATGAACTTCAAGCTGAATAAATCACACAAAAAGATCATAAAGAGAATGAACAAATTTCTAAAAGACGGTATCAAGAGTAAAGACCATTGTGAAGACAGTGAGCAAGATGGTCACGGCTGTGAAATAAGCGGTGATATGGAAATGGGTGATGTGTCGAGAAATCCACGCAATAGTTTGAACATAAGCGACATAGACCTAGTGCCCAGTGAGAAGGTAGACCTCGAAGCGCCGCAGGTTGCTAGAGCAGAGCAATTGCGGGTATCAAAAAATTCTCAACAAAGTGGCGCTTCGAACTTGCCTAGCAATTCACCAACCGACGGAACTAATCTACAACCGAAGAAAGCAAAACTTCTAAGAGTTGAAAGAAAGCGGGAAAAACTCATGCGAAAAGGGCTTAATGTAgaagaaattgaacaaaaaatgcaagGAGCAAAAGGAAAAAATGTAGAGAAGAGCTTGGAAGTTTTTCTGGACGAAGCGCCGAAGGAAGATGAGGATGCTGCCCATAGGCTAAAG CTTGTAACTGTCAGCACCGCTAGTGATGAGTTCAAGCAAAGTCTTCAGGTTTCGTTTGTTCTATACAAGAAGTACCAAACCGAGGTGCACAACGATCCGCCCCTTACGATCGAAGATTATACTGACTTCCTGGTTAAGTCACCGCTCAAG TTCACGACTGGGCAAAATACACCCAGCTGCGGACTAGGCTCCTTTCATCAACAGTACTGGTTAGATAATCGTTTAATTGCGGTTGGAGTTATTGACATATTATCCCATTGCGTCAGCTCGGTTTACTTTTTCTACGATCCGGCATACCGCTTCTTATCCCTTGGAACTTATGGATCACTTAG GGAAATTGCATTTACTCGCAAATTACAGCagcagctagctggcatctccaaCTACTATATGGGATTTTATATCCATTCTTGTCCAAAGATGCGCTACAAAAGCAATCTAAGTCCCTCCTATCTCCTATGTCCGGAGGTTTACACCTGGCATCCTCTGAATGAATCGATTATCAAAAAGCTAAATCAGAACAAGTATGCGCGATTGAATGGAGATTCTAAAGCAACTGATCAGAGTGCTGTAAAAACGAGTGATCTCCTGCATCTGTTGGTTTTGTACGGCAATACTTACATGCGATACTCCTCTTATATG GAAATGAAGGATTTCACGGATCCGGAAGAAATCGTTGTTATTTACTCGAAGCTGGTTGGAAAGGCCTGTATTTCACGGATGCTATTGTACCGAGGATAA
- the LOC129721420 gene encoding arginyl-tRNA--protein transferase 1 isoform X2 yields MFSIVDFYGKQSNYSCGYCKHSSSCQSHGMWAHTMTADDYQNLIDRGWRRSGCYCYKPEMSTTCCPSYTIKCDAMNFKLNKSHKKIIKRMNKFLKDGIKSKDHCEDSEQDGHGCEISGDMEMGDVSRNPRNSLNISDIDLVPSEKVDLEAPQVARAEQLRVSKNSQQSGASNLPSNSPTDGTNLQPKKAKLLRVERKREKLMRKGLNVEEIEQKMQGAKGKNVEKSLEVFLDEAPKEDEDAAHRLKVKLVPSSEGATDLVFRLYCSYQVAIHQDLPSKLKMDRYKRFLVKSPLKFTTGQNTPSCGLGSFHQQYWLDNRLIAVGVIDILSHCVSSVYFFYDPAYRFLSLGTYGSLREIAFTRKLQQQLAGISNYYMGFYIHSCPKMRYKSNLSPSYLLCPEVYTWHPLNESIIKKLNQNKYARLNGDSKATDQSAVKTSDLLHLLVLYGNTYMRYSSYMEMKDFTDPEEIVVIYSKLVGKACISRMLLYRG; encoded by the exons atgttttcaattgtAGATTTTTACGGCAAGCAGTCTAATTATAGCTGTGGTTATTGTAAGCATTCATCATCTTGCCAGTCGCACG GAATGTGGGCTCATACAATGACGGCTGACGATTACCAAAATCTAATCGATCGTGGCTGGAGACGTTCTGGTTGCTACTGTTACAAGCCCGAGATGAGCACCACTTGCTGTCCGTCTTACACAATCAAGTGCGATGCTATGAACTTCAAGCTGAATAAATCACACAAAAAGATCATAAAGAGAATGAACAAATTTCTAAAAGACGGTATCAAGAGTAAAGACCATTGTGAAGACAGTGAGCAAGATGGTCACGGCTGTGAAATAAGCGGTGATATGGAAATGGGTGATGTGTCGAGAAATCCACGCAATAGTTTGAACATAAGCGACATAGACCTAGTGCCCAGTGAGAAGGTAGACCTCGAAGCGCCGCAGGTTGCTAGAGCAGAGCAATTGCGGGTATCAAAAAATTCTCAACAAAGTGGCGCTTCGAACTTGCCTAGCAATTCACCAACCGACGGAACTAATCTACAACCGAAGAAAGCAAAACTTCTAAGAGTTGAAAGAAAGCGGGAAAAACTCATGCGAAAAGGGCTTAATGTAgaagaaattgaacaaaaaatgcaagGAGCAAAAGGAAAAAATGTAGAGAAGAGCTTGGAAGTTTTTCTGGACGAAGCGCCGAAGGAAGATGAGGATGCTGCCCATAGGCTAAAG GTAAAGCTTGTACCATCTAGTGAAGGCGCAACTGATTTGGTGTTTCGTCTTTATTGCTCTTATCAAGTGGCGATTCATCAGGATTTGCCGTCGAAACTAAAAATGGATCGCTACAAGCGATTCCTCGTTAAATCTCCGCTAAAG TTCACGACTGGGCAAAATACACCCAGCTGCGGACTAGGCTCCTTTCATCAACAGTACTGGTTAGATAATCGTTTAATTGCGGTTGGAGTTATTGACATATTATCCCATTGCGTCAGCTCGGTTTACTTTTTCTACGATCCGGCATACCGCTTCTTATCCCTTGGAACTTATGGATCACTTAG GGAAATTGCATTTACTCGCAAATTACAGCagcagctagctggcatctccaaCTACTATATGGGATTTTATATCCATTCTTGTCCAAAGATGCGCTACAAAAGCAATCTAAGTCCCTCCTATCTCCTATGTCCGGAGGTTTACACCTGGCATCCTCTGAATGAATCGATTATCAAAAAGCTAAATCAGAACAAGTATGCGCGATTGAATGGAGATTCTAAAGCAACTGATCAGAGTGCTGTAAAAACGAGTGATCTCCTGCATCTGTTGGTTTTGTACGGCAATACTTACATGCGATACTCCTCTTATATG GAAATGAAGGATTTCACGGATCCGGAAGAAATCGTTGTTATTTACTCGAAGCTGGTTGGAAAGGCCTGTATTTCACGGATGCTATTGTACCGAGGATAA
- the LOC129721418 gene encoding sialin-like isoform X2, producing MPSSKVRAGPIPKRLIVAIMIFIACVTSFMLRVNMSLNLLAMVKPITNSTAKSVNISTVTINSTEVLLPTNITTPQPKLEIQNFGPRYQWDQGTQGRILGAYFYGFMITSLPAGLMAERYGPKLVVSLSFVVSAIATAATPALAAVGPWYVIGSRAVVGIVAGLVYPGLQNLISRWIPPNERGKVIACISGGSTFGTVITWPMSGILTEQLGWSYAFYLPALIVLLMAVLWVALIENSPDQHSTITLEEKRIIDDSFGNTISKAKSWPPYGKVLTSIPFLALLMLHYGSMWGMSFFITQAPKFMNEVLGFKLANAGFLSSLPYLARMFSGFIFGYIGDVILQREIMSRTTLRKSFCMFSHFLPGAFLVILPFIAQDPLVCVGCIVLCLGFNGSSTITNLVNAQDLAPNFAASLYGFLSFLGTTTGFIAPMLVGYFTAENSTINEWKYIFLITAVIYFVTGLAFVGFGSGQVQKWNDVKPKSKGSTNYAMDCVECSEMKRH from the exons GGCCGATTCCCAAGCGGCTGATAGTCGCAATCATGATCTTCATCGCCTGCGTAACATCATTCATGCTGCGTGTAAATATGTCTCTCAACTTACTGGCGATGGTTAAACCAATCACGAACTCAACAGCTAAATCGGTCAACATCTCAACAGTAACAATCAATTCGACAGAAGTACTACTGCCAACCAACATCACAACCCCGCAGCCCAAATTAGAGATCCAAAACTTTGGACCACGCTATCAGTGGGATCAGGGAACTCAGGGCCGCATTTTGGGAGCATACTTTTATGGTTTCATGATAACATCGCTTCCCGCCGGTTTGATGGCGGAACGGTACGGACCCAAGCTGGTGGTGTCGCTCTCCTTTGTGGTGAGTGCCATTGCGACCGCCGCTACACCGGCACTTGCCGCAGTCGGTCCTTGGTATGTGATCGGATCCAGAGCTGTTGTTGGAATCGTCGCTGGACTTGTGTATCCAGGCTTGCAGAACCTCATCTCGCGATGGATTCCACCAAACGAACGTGGCAAAGTGATTGCCTGCATTTCCGGTGGAAGTACTTTCGGGACTGTTATCACCTGGCCAATGTCCGGCATACTTACAGAGCAACTCGGCTGGAGTTACGCGTTCTATCTTCCCGCGTTGATCGTATTGCTGATGGCCGTCCTCTGGGTTGCATTGATTGAAAACTCGCCCGATCAACACAGCACTATAACTCTCGAAGAGAAGAGAATAATCGATGATTCGTTTGGAAACACAATATCGAAGGCGAAATCCTGGCCTCCTTACGGAAAAGTATTGACCTCAATCCCATTTTTGGCTCTTTTGATGCTGCACTACGGCAGTATGTGGGGAATGAGTTTCTTCATCACACAAGCTCCTAAGTTCATGAACGAAGTTCTTGGTTTTAAACTAGCGAATGCCGGTTTCCTGTCCAGTCTGCCATACCTGGCAAGAATGTTCTCCGGATTCATTTTCGGCTACATTGGCGATGTGATCCTGCAGAGAGAGATCATGAGTAGGACGACGCTGAGGAAATCTTTCTGCATGTTCT CTCATTTTTTACCGGGCGCATTTTTGGTCATTCTTCCATTCATCGCTCAGGATCCACTAGTATGCGTAGGATGCATAGTACTGTGTTTGGGTTTCAACGGCTCATCTACGATAACTAACTTGGTGAACGCACAAGACCTTGCGCCGAACTTTGCTGCCTCGCTTTATGGGTTTTTAAGTTTTCTAGGCACCACCACAGGTTTTATAGCTCCAATGCTGGTGGGCTACTTTACGGCAGAAAAT AGTACCATCAACGAATGGAAGTATATTTTCCTAATAACTGCGGTAATCTACTTCGTAACTGGTCTCGCTTTCGTTGGGTTCGGTTCCGGTCAGGTGCAGAAATGGAACGACGTTAAACCGAAATCTAAAGGATCAACGAATTACGCAATGGACTGCGTTGAGTGCAGCGAAATGAAACGACACTAG